ATGAGCTGCCCTAGTGTGTTCCCATGGCAACTGAATGATCTGTAGGCTGGAAAGAGCAGGGCTGGTGCAGGAGGGAGAGACCCAGCTTGTCCAAGGAACCAAAAGGGAGCAGGGGCAGGAGTAAAAGCAGGAGGGATACGTTGTCACACAAGCATCTTAGGAGTGGGATACATCTTCCCAAAGCGCTGATCAGTGAAATCTTTAAATTAACCACTTAATAAACTCTTTCACAATGCAGAGCTACAAACGGAGCTCACTGGGCTTTGGGGACTCACTCAAGTCAGTTTTCAAGTGAATTTGATAAGTTGTTATGACAGCGAACCTactcttcttctgagaaatgaATGTCTTCAATTTTGATATTACATTAAGTGTTCCTTTTAAGTGAAATTTTTAGCATTTTTCTGGAATCATCATTCTTTGTAAGGGTTGTAGCTGAGGATTTGCAAatgagtcttatttttaaaacagttttttgaGTGGGTAACTGTGGAAGCGTGGGCATAGTATCAGATAAGTGAATGTGTAGATATGCATATTATCTATATCAGCGAAAGTCTGGATAATTACTATCTATGGTACCCAGATTAGCACCGTCCTGTGTTTTAAATTGCAGATCTTAACAGAGCTAGTTAACAGAAAatgacgttttcagtttaaaagtgGCATTTGTGCAGAAAGGAGCGagttccttcctttctcttttttctcatttgtcccttctttctttcttcattcctgTCATACTAGTAAATACATTTAGCACCCAACTGCTTGAGGAGAGAGGAGTGTTGGGGGAAAGACGGTTTTGTCATGAGCGGGAATGCTGGGGACTTGGTGTGATGTCACTGCCAGCTCTGTGTGATCGGAGGTGGTGTTAGAGCTCCGGGAGCGAGAGGGGGAGAGCAGTGGAAGAGACAATGTCGCTCTCACACGAGCAGCCAGCCTCTCGCGCTGCGGCTCACAGCCAGctctgcccaggcaagcctgccgAGTGCCAGGAGGACCCCACAAAAGGAATGAGTCAAGCTGGGTTTGAGTGGCAGAGGACAGAGGGCAAACTGAATGAAATCGGGCTGCATGTCAGCATGGATGGGCAGCTAAAAGATGGGCTTGTGAAGACTGCCAGCTTTCTGGAGCAGAATAAGCTCTGCTTCTTTGAGGGGAAGCTAGACAAAGAGCTCGGCGTTGAAGCACAGGACAAGGGGTGTCAAGCCACCTCAGGTCACCTTGAGAGCAGGTGTGTGATTGCAGCCACCTGCCATCCCTCGGAGGGGAACTCAGTTCACCAGAAGACGGCCGAGGGCCAGCTGGGACCCGGAGAGGGGCCAGACAAGGACAAAGCCTCTCCAGTTCCTGGGACAGTGGCGGGGAAGAACGCACCAGAGACCAGTAGCCATCCAGATCTGGATTTCCCTGGGGCTGCTGACATCCCCGCTCAGTATGTTAAGGAGCAGGAAACCAGTGTTTGGAACCCCAACTTCCATCCAGTGGCAGTGGCTCAGGGCCCTCAGCCCTCAAGGGATACAACTCCAGCAAAGGACAGCTGCCTCCCCTCTGGCTGCCGGGTGACAGGGTTGGTGAGTGACGATGCTGGGCAGCCCATCGCGGTGGCCCGGCCAGCCCCTGCCGTTGAGGTTTCACCCACTGCCATCCCACCAATCACCATGGTCGAGTTCACCCCGGAATGTTTGAGTGCCAGCTCTCACATCAGAGACTGGGATAAGGAGTCGGAGAAATTAAGTTCTCCCAAGGAGGGGGCTTTGCTTGACCAAGCTCCCCAGCAGAAGAAGTCCATGCGCCGGGCCCTGTCCGAGTGTGCTCACCTCTCAGTCCCCCCACCTATCAACCTTGCAGATAAGTATCCTGAACTCCCTGCCCGAGAAGAGCTTGCTCCTGGCCTGCTGCCTCTCCCCAGTGGCCCAATGCCGAGCCCCACACCCAAAAAACCGGGGGCTTCTGCCGTGAGACGCTCCATGACGGTGGCTGAGGAACAGACAGCTGGCCCCACGTTGAGCCCTGGGGAACTGCCCATCCTGTCTACTAAAGAGATACCTCCTTTCAGCTACGAGGAACCAGTGGCCAAGAAGAGAGAAGAACTGACCCACttcagcaacagcagcagcagcagcagctctgggAAGAAGGAACTGGGCACTGCTGGGTTATATCTCCATGGTAAGCTGGAGCAGATTCCTGAAGTAAGCAGCAAGGAAAAAGGACAAGAAGATACTAGTGACACAAGAAGAGATTCTTGCTCCCAGGTCTGCCAGGGAGGTGAGAAACAGCCAGGCCAGACAGTTCTGGCAGGGAAGAAAGAAATCGAGGTCACTGTAACCCCGAGCGCTCCCTTACTCCTGTGTGAAGAGACCCCACGTGATGGTATGTTTCTAAATTTTGCCTCCACGGGGAACAGGCAGACAGCAAGGAAGGAACCAGAGTGACAGATTACCGGCAGGAGTGTCAGGCGGCTGGGCTCATTCCTGCTGGAGTCTGTGACTGCCCGGGGAAAGCTTCATTCCCTACATCGGAGGGGCGGGGGGAGTGAGGCGAGGGAGTGAACAGAGTGAGTCTAGCTGGGTCAGCCTGCTCGGCTGCCGGCAGCGTGACAGATGGTGTGGACTGAGGGTGTGGGCCGATTGCGGTCAGAGAGTGGTGGACGTAAGACGGAGAGCTCCTTACTTGACCTCAAGTCACCCTACCCACCCCATTCCCCATCCTTCCACCCCTCACCTTCCTTTTGGTTTGAACC
The genomic region above belongs to Camelus bactrianus isolate YW-2024 breed Bactrian camel chromosome 17, ASM4877302v1, whole genome shotgun sequence and contains:
- the LOC141573784 gene encoding uncharacterized protein LOC141573784 — translated: MSLSHEQPASRAAAHSQLCPGKPAECQEDPTKGMSQAGFEWQRTEGKLNEIGLHVSMDGQLKDGLVKTASFLEQNKLCFFEGKLDKELGVEAQDKGCQATSGHLESRCVIAATCHPSEGNSVHQKTAEGQLGPGEGPDKDKASPVPGTVAGKNAPETSSHPDLDFPGAADIPAQYVKEQETSVWNPNFHPVAVAQGPQPSRDTTPAKDSCLPSGCRVTGLVSDDAGQPIAVARPAPAVEVSPTAIPPITMVEFTPECLSASSHIRDWDKESEKLSSPKEGALLDQAPQQKKSMRRALSECAHLSVPPPINLADKYPELPAREELAPGLLPLPSGPMPSPTPKKPGASAVRRSMTVAEEQTAGPTLSPGELPILSTKEIPPFSYEEPVAKKREELTHFSNSSSSSSSGKKELGTAGLYLHGKLEQIPEVSSKEKGQEDTSDTRRDSCSQVCQGGEKQPGQTVLAGKKEIEVTVTPSAPLLLCEETPRDGMFLNFASTGNRQTARKEPE